The DNA sequence ACGAGCTGAGCCCCGGAGCCGCGGCGGCGCCCTAGGCGGTCGAGGGGTCGCCGCCTGTCGTTCGCCGGGGCGGGCGGCGGCCGCCCGCCCCGGCGAACGCGGTGGAGGCCGGCGGGTCGCGGCGCGGTTGCGCGGCCGCGCCGAAAGGTCGTGTTCTGCGGCACCGTGCGGATCGCCCCGGGGCCTACGACGGGTCCCACCGGAGTCCGCGCCGGTCGCGCAGGGGGTGGGGCATTCGCCCGGCCGCGGCCGTCCACAGGGACGGGCGGGCGGGACGCCGCAAGGTGGGCACAGGGACTAGCCTGGGGGCGTGAGCCAGAGTCGTACCTACCAAGTGCGGACCTACGGCTGCCAGATGAACGTCCACGACTCCGAGCGCCTGTCCGGCCTGCTGGAGGACGCGGGCTACGAGCGTGCAGCCGAGGACACCACCGCCGACGTCGTCGTGTTCAACACCTGCGCGGTCCGGGAGAATGCGGACAACCGCCTCTACGGCAATCTCGGCCATCTGCGCCCGGTCAAGGACGCACACCCCGGTATGCAGATCGCCGTGGGCGGGTGCCTGGCGCAGAAGGACCGCGGCGAGATCGTGCGCCGCGCGCCGTGGGTGGACGTGGTCTTCGGCACGCACAACATCGGGTCGCTGCCGGTGCTGCTGGAGCGCGCCCGGGTTCAGCGCGAGGCCCAGGTGGAGATCGAGGAGTCGCTGGAGACCTTCCCCTCCACACTGCCGAGCCGCCGCGAGTCGGCCTACGCCGCGTGGGTGTCGGTTTCGGTGGGCTGCAACAACACCTGCACGTTCTGCATCGTGCCCGCACTGCGCGGCAAGGAGAAGGACCGCCGCCCCGGCGATGTGCTCGCCGAGGTGCGGGCGCTGGTGGACGAGGGTGTCGCCGAGGTCACCCTGCTGGGGCAGAACGTCAACGCCTACGGCAGCGAGTTCGGCGACCGCCAGGCGTTCTCCAAGCTGCTGCGGGCCTGCGGCGGAGTCGAGGGGTTGGAGCGGGTCCGGTTCACCTCGCCGCATCCGCGCGACTTCACCGACGACGTCATCGAGGCCATGGCCGAGACCCCGAACGTGATGCCGCAGCTGCACATGCCGCTGCAGTCGGGCTCCAGCCGGGTGCTGAAGTCGATGCGGCGCTCCTACCGCCAGGAGCGCTATCTGAACATCGTGCGCAAGGTGCGCGAGGCCATGCCCGAGGCCGCGATCACCACCGACATCATCGTGGGCTTCCCCGGCGAGACCGAGGAGGACTTCCAGGAGACTCTGCACGTGGTGCGGGAGTCCCGTTTCGCCGCCGCGTTCACCTTCCAGTACTCCAAGCGGCCGGGCACGCCCGCCGCCGAGATGGAGGGCCAGCTGCCCAAGGAGGTCGTCCAGGAGCGCTACGAGCGCCTGGTGGCCCTGCAGGAGCAGATCTCCGCCGAGGAGAACCGGCGGCTGGTCGGCAGCGAGGTCGAGCTGCTGGTGGCCGAGGGCGAGGGCCGCAAGAACGGCGAGCGGCGCCGGTTGTCGGGGCGCGCGCCCGACAACCGGCTGGTGCACTTCTCGGTCGACGACGACACCGCGGCCGAGCTCCGTCCGGGCGACTTCGCCACCGTCGAGATCACCTACGCCGCGCCGCACCACCTGGTGGCGGACTCCGGTGTGCGCACGGTGCGGGCCACGCGGGCGGGCGACGCGTGGGCGGCGCGCAACGGCCGCGCGCCCGCCGAGCCCAAGGTGCTGCTGGGCATGCCCTCGGTGGGGGCGCCCGAGCCGCTGCCCGCGGCCTCCGGGGGTTGCGCGGCAGGCTGAGCGTACGCGGGTCCCGGCGCCGCGCGCGGGCGGTGGAGGCATCGCGCCTGCCCGCCCCGGCGGCGCCGTACCCCGCCGGGTGCGCGTCAGCCGTGTCCCAGGCGCAGTGGCAGCTTGATCAGCCGCCGCATCCCCGGGCGCGGCATCCACTCCAGGTCCTGTTCGTGCACCGCCAGCGCGAGGCCGGGGTAGCGCTCGAAGAGTCGGGTGAAGGCCACCTCCCCCTCTTGGCGGGCCAGGGCGGCACCCAGGCAGTAGTGCAGGCCGTGGCCGAACCCGGTGTGCTGTTCGCCGCGGGTGTCGTAGGCGCGGGTGATGTCGAGGCGGGCGGGGTCGTCGAAGCGGCGCGGGTCGCGGTTGGCCGAGGTGAGGATCGGCTGGACGGACTCGCCCCGGGGGATCACCGTGTCGGCGAGGGCGATGTCCTCGGTGGCCCACCTCGGCCGGGTGACCAGGATCGGGCCGCACCAGCGCATCAGTTCGTGGACGGCGCGCGGCGCCAGCCCGGGATCGCTCCGCAGCTGGGCGAGCTGGTCGGGGTGGGTGAGCAGGGCGGCGGTGCCGTTGCCGATGAGGTGGGCGGTGGTCTCATGGCCGGCGATGACCAGCGTGAGCACCATGGTGATGAGTTCGGCCTCGCTGAGCCGGTCGCCGTCCTCGTCGCGCACGCCGATGAGCGCGTCGAGCAGGTGCCCGGCGGGGTTCTCGCGCCGCTCCGCGATCAGCGCGCGGATGTGCTCGACCATCGCCACGGTGGCCTCGCTCATCTCCTCCGGCGACTCCATCCGGACCAGGTCGTTCCCCCACTGGCGCCACAGCGGGCGGTCCTCCTCGGGCACGCCGACCATCTCGCAGATGACGGTGATGGGCAGCGGGTAGGCGAAGTGCTCGAGGAGGTCCACCACGCCGTCGCTGTCGGCGTGCTCAGGCAGTGTGTCGAGCAGTTCGGCGGTGATCTCCTCGACCCGGGGCAGCAGCTCGTGCACGCGGCGCACGGTGAAGGTGCGCGAGACGAGTTTGCGCAGCCGGGTGTGGTCGGGCCGGTCGGTGTCCAGGATCGAGTCGGCGAGGTAGCGGACGTACTCCCGGGGCAGCCCTAGCTGGACCAGCATTTCGGCGCGCTTGTCGGTGTCGATGCCCGGAACGCTCGTGGGGTCGTTGGCGAAGCGCGGGTCGTCCAGTACCGCGCGCACGTCGTCGTGGCGGGTGACGAGCCAGATACGCGACCCGTCGAAGTTGCGTGCCCGGGCCACCGGCGCCTGTTCGCGGATGCGGCCGAAGCCGGTGTAGGGGTCGAGGAGCAGGTCGCGGTCCAGCGGGTCGACGGTGTCGGCGCCTGTGTCCGGGGTCGCGGACTCGTCGGGGGCGGGAGTGCTCATGGCGGTGCCCTCCTTCGGGCGTTCCTGGCGGTTGCGGGTCGCCGGACGGTCCCGGCCCGGCCGAAGCTGCGGCCGGGCGGCCGTTCCGGTCGTCAGCGGATCGCCCGCCCCGGTGGGGGCCTCAGGTCCGCTTCTGGTTGTCGATCTCTTCGGTTACGCGGGTGAGCAGCCGCCTGAACAGCTCGATGATCCGCGGGGCGGCGGCGCGGGCGAGTGCGGGGTCGTCGGAGGATGTCTCGAAGGCCGCCCGCACGACGTGGGCGAGCATTGCGGCGTCTGATGCGGTGCGGGACTCGGGAGTGTCGGTGCGCAGGGACTGGGTCACGGGCTCGGCCGCGATGTAGCCGTAGAAGATGCGGAAGTAGGCGTGAAGTTGCGGTTCCACGGCGGCGTCGGTGCGCACCACGCCGTTCTCCCGAAGGGTCGTGAAGTAGTCGGTCATGAAGGCGATCCGGGCCCGCGCGAAGTCGGCGAGTTCGCGGGTGCCGATTTGCGCGAGGGAACCGAGGATCTCGCTGTCGCCGGTGAGCATCGCCCGGGTGATGGGGGCTTCCTCGACCATCAGGTAGTTGGAGTAGGCGAGCGCGCTGGGGCGCACCTGCTCCGGGTCGGCGCGCATCGCGTCGATGTGCCGCCGCACCATCGCCGCCTGGGCGCGCATCAGCACGGTGATGAAGAGCAGTTCCTTGGTGTGGAAGTGCAGGTAGACGGTGCCTTTGCCGACGCCGGCGCGTTTGGCGACGTCGTCGACGGTGACGCGGCGGTACCCCAGGGCGACGAGTGTTTCGGTCGCGGCGTCGAGGATGCGCTCGGCGCGCGCGTCCCGTTCGGCTTCGGCCTGATCGGTCTGTCGGACGGTCGGCCGCTCGTCGGGCGCGGGCGGTGCCACGGTTGTTCGGCTCCTCGAATGTCGTTGCGGGCGGTTTTGCGTTTGACCGCGTGACTGGATTTGAAATCCGGTCACGCCCCTGGCGCTAGCACCGCCACCGGAAAGCGCAAGGGGGCCGGGCATCGGATCCTTTTCCTCGCGCGGGAAAGGGGCTCTCCGGGAACCACCACGGGTGGCCGCCGCAGAGTCGCGGCGGCAGGCGGGCGCACGCACTGCGGTTCGGGCCTCATCGCCGCAGTCTTCGAAGGTCGCGGCCCGCTGTGGTCCAGTCGAGGGTGCCTCGGTGGTTCGGCCGGCTCCCCGAGTGCGGCGAGGTCGGCCCGCCGCGCGGTAGCCTCGCCCGTGTGCTGATCTCCGCGGCCGTGTGCCCTCATCCGCCGCTGCTGATTCCGCAGGTCGCGCGGGGTGCCGCCGAGGAGTTGGCCGCGCTGCGCGCCGCCTGCGACCGGGCCGTGCAGGCGCTGGCCGCATCCGGCCCCGATGCGGTCGCGGTCGCCGGGTGCGGGTCGCGGAACCGCGAGTACGGCCCCGACGCAGCCGGTGACCTCGGCGGCTACGGCGTGCAGGTGCGGATCGGCTCCGGGCCGCCGGAGCTGCCCCTGTCGCTGACGGTGGGGCGGTGGCTCTGCGAGCGGTCCGGGATGCGGCCCGACCGCTACGTGGAGGTGGCCGAGCAGGCGGAGGTGGCGGAGTGTGTCGAGCGCGGTGCGGCGCTGGCCGCGAGCGCCGATCGGGTGGCGCTGCTGGTGATGGGCGACGGCAGTGCCCGCCGCGGCGAACACGCCCCGGGTCGCCCCGATCCGCGTGCCGCAGGGTTCGACAGCACGGTGGCGCGGGCGCTGGCCGAGGCCGATACGGCCGCGCTCGAGCGTGTCGACCCGGAGTCGGCTGCGGAACTGATGGCGGCGGGCCGCGGGGCCTGGCAGGTGCTGGCGGGCGCGGCCAACGGCGCGGGCCTGCGCGGCGAGTTGCTGGCCCACGAAGCGCCCTACGGCGTGGGCTACTTCACCGCGCTGTGGCGGTGATCGGGGAACCGCCGGGGTGAGGGGGTCAGGCGGCTTCGGCCGGTTCGACGGCTGCGAAGCGCGCGCCGAACGGGTCGGCCAGCAGGCACCAGCGGCCGTAGGGGGAGTCGGCGGCGGGCCGCACGACGCCGCCGCCGGTGTCGAGCGCATACGCGGCCGCGGTGTCGGCGCTGTCCACCGCGAAGTAGGTGAGCCAGGCCGCGTCGCCCTGGGAGGGGCGGCCGTCGCCGCCGTAGACGCCGCAGACGGGCGTACCGCCGCTGTAGAGCGTGATGAAGTCGAATCCCTCGACGGTTTCGGGCTCCACGCCGAAAAGCCGCACCAGGAACGAGCTGGTGGTGAGGATGTCGGAGCTGGTGACCTCGCTCCATACCGGCGCACCGGCAACGCCCGACGCTTCGCAGCCGCGCAGCGTGCCCGGCTCCCACAGCCCGAACGCGGCGCCGGTCGGGTCGCCGACGAGCGCCATCGCGCCGAGGTCGCCGATGTCTTGGCGCGCCCCGCACAGCCGTCCGCCGGCTCCGGCGAGGGTGTGCACGGCGACGTCGAGGTCGCGGGTGGCCAGGAACACCGTCCACGCGGCGGAATCGCCGGTGTCGGCATCGGAGCCCCACCGCTCGCTGAGCCCGGCGACCCGCCGTCGGCCGAGGCGGGCCATGGTGTAGGGCAGGTCGTCAAACTCCCAACCGAACAATCCGGCGTAGAAATCCTTGGCGAGGCCCAGATCGGGCACCGACATCTCCATCCAGCAGGGTGCCCCCGCCGGGTACTCCACCGCAGTCGCCATGGCGGGGGCGTACCCGTGTTCGCAAAGGCGCATTCAGGGTGGTTCGTCCCAAGAGGGGGCCGCGGGCGGAGTCGGCGGCTGATGCGGAGGAGCCGAGCGGCCGCCGCGTTCGGTGCGGTCCCCGCGCCGTAGCGACCTGGAGCGCCTGGAGAGCCCGCGGCCTTCGGCGGTGTCCTCTTCGGCTGCGCGGGTCCGCGGGTTCCTGCGGGTGCGGTGTCAGCCGGTGTGCGCGGCCACGGCTGCGGTGCGGACCAGTTCCAGTGCCTGCTCGACCAGCGCGGGATCGTCGTGGTCGAGCCAGTGCACGCGGGGATCGCGGCGGAACCACGACTCCTGGCGGCGGGCGAAGCGGCGCGTCTGGCGCACGGTCTCCGTCCGCGCCTCCTCCTCCGTGCGGGATCCCTCCAGGTAACGCAGCACTTGTGCATAGCCCAGCGCCCGCGAGGCGGTGCGCCCCTCGGCGAGGCCGTGTTGGAGCAGCCGGCGCACTTCCTCGACGAGGCCGGCCTGCCACATCCGGTCCACGCGCTCGGTGATGCGGGCGTCGAGCAGCGTGCGCGGCACGTGCACCCCGATCTGCACGCACGGGTAGCGCGAGGTGTGCTCGGGCAGCGTCGCCGTGAACGGCCGCCCGGTCAGCTCGATGACCTCCAGGGCCCGCACGATGCGGCGGCCGTTCCCGGACAGGATGGCCTCGGCGGCGCGCGGGTCGCGCTCGGCCAGCCGTTCGTGCAGGGGGGCGGGGCCGCGCTCCTCCAGCTCGGACTCCAGGCGGGCCCGGATCCGCGGGTCGGTACCGGGGAAGTCCAGCTCGTCCAAGGCGCCGCGCACGTACAGCCCCGAGCCGCCCACCAGGACCGGCGCCGCCCCTCGGCTGCGCAGTCCGTCGATGCGTTCGCGCGCCAGCCGCTGGTATTCGGCGACGTTGGCGGTCCGGGTGACGTCCCAGATGTCGAGCAGGTGGTGGGGCACGCCGCGGCGCTCCTCGGGCCCGAGCTTGGCGGTACCGATGTCCATGCCGCGGTAGAGCTGCATGGAGTCGGCGTTGACGATCTCGGCGCCGCCGGACTCCGCGCCCAGGCGCAGCGCCAGTTCCACCGCCAGGTCGGACTTGCCGGCGGCGGTGGCGCCGACGACGGCGACCACCGGATGCTGTCCACCGTCCTGCCGCCCTGCCACGGACCCGCCTCCTCGTTCGTGTCGTTCGCGCGCGTCGGCCCGGCCGCTGCCGGTGCCCGTTTCCAGTGTGGCAGCGGCGGCGCACCGACCGCGCCGGGCGCGTCCGGTACCGCACGCGCAACCGGCGGTGCCGCCATAGGATGAGGCGCATGCGATTCGCCAAGGGCCACGGCACCGAGAACGACTTCGTGATCCTTCCCGATCCGGACGGCGCGCTGGATCTGCGCCCCACCGCGGTGGCCGCGCTGTGCGACCGCCGCGCCGGCATCGGCGGTGACGGGGTGCTACGCGTCGTGCGCACCGCCGCCCTGGGCGAGCCGCTGTCCGGCGCCGCCGCCTCCTCCACCGAGTGCGAGTGGTTCATGGACTACCGCAACGCCGACGGAAGCATCGCCGAGATGTGCGGCAACGGCGTGCGCGTGTTCGCGCGCTACCTCGCCGAGCGCGGCATGGTCGCGGGCCGGGAAGTGTCGGTGGGCACCCGCGCCGGGGAGCGCCGCGTGGTGCTGGAGGACAACGGGGACGTGACGGTGGACATGGGCCGTCCTGAGCTGCGGGGCGAAGGCAGCGCGGTGCTACCCGGCGGCAAGATGGCGGGCATCCGGGTATGGGTGGGCAATCCGCACCTGGCCTGCCGACTGGACCACAGCCCCGCGGCGGTGGATCTGAGCGGGCAGCCGGAGTTGGACGCCGAAGAGTTCCCCGAGGGCGCCAACGTCGAGGTGTTCTCCGTCGCGGCGCCGGGGACGCTGGAGATGCGCGTCAACGAGCGCGGTTCCGGCGAGACCCGCTCCTGCGGCACCGGCATCGTCGCAGTCGCGGCCGCGGCCACCCCGCCCGGCGAGGGCGCCACTTGGCGCGTGCGGGTCCCCGGCGGCGAGTGCGTCGTCTACCTCGACGCCGACGGCGCCCGCCTACGAGGCCCGGCGGCCATCGTCGCCGAGGGGGAAGTGCTGATGGACCTGGAGGTCTGACAGCCCGACCGGACTCGAACACCGGGTTCTCAGTCGAAGAGCCGGTCGGCGACATCGGCGGTGACTGCGTGTCCGACCCAGGACGTCAGTGTTTCCTTGCACGAGCATGCCAGGATCCGGCTGCGCTCGTCGGGTGATACATCGATGTTGCGATCTTCGAGTATCTGGATGATCGCGTTGGCTAGGCCCCGTGCCTCGCCGCGCGCCTCTCCTTCGCTGACGCAACTGCGAGCGAATTCACTGCGGTACTTGTTCTCAGGAGCACTTATCAGCGCTCCGTCGTCGTCGGACGGCATCAACGGAAGAGTTGGTCGGTGGATGTGGCGGTGAGGGCGCGGGTGAGCCAGGACGTGAGTGTTTCCTCGCATGTGCAGGCCAGGATCCGGCTGCGTTCCCCGGGTGGCACCTCGATGTTGCGCTCATCGAGTACCTGGAGAATAGCCTTGGCTTCGCCTTCGGCGTAGTGCTTGCGGGCGAAGTCGCTGCGGTATGGGATGTCGGCAGACCTCGTCAGCGCTCCAACATCATCGGGCCGATTCACCGGAACAGTTGGCTGGTCGATGTGGCAGTGACGGCGCGGGTCAGCCAAGAGCGCAGCGTCTCTTCGCAGGTGCATGCCAGGATCCGGCTGCGCTCGTCGGGTGGCACCTCGATGTTGCGATCTTCGAGTATCTGGATGATCGCATCGGCTTTGCCGCGTGCCTCGCCGCGTGCCTCGCCGCGTGCCTCGCCGCGCGCCTCGCCGCGCGCCTCTCCTTCGCTGACGTAGCTGCGAGCGAATTCACTGCGGTACTTGTCGGCGGTTGTCCCCATCGATTCCTCCCAGTTGCGTAGGGCCGTTGCTGGCACCGCTGAGATTATGAAGTCATAGTAGAGTCTGGCGGTGTCCTCACGCAGCATCTCAAGGGACTCCATGCAGGCCAGCATGGTCTTCACGTTCTCTTCGGCATGCGCGAGCGCTGACAGTACCGCGATCTCCGGCATG is a window from the Streptomonospora litoralis genome containing:
- the miaB gene encoding tRNA (N6-isopentenyl adenosine(37)-C2)-methylthiotransferase MiaB, encoding MRTYGCQMNVHDSERLSGLLEDAGYERAAEDTTADVVVFNTCAVRENADNRLYGNLGHLRPVKDAHPGMQIAVGGCLAQKDRGEIVRRAPWVDVVFGTHNIGSLPVLLERARVQREAQVEIEESLETFPSTLPSRRESAYAAWVSVSVGCNNTCTFCIVPALRGKEKDRRPGDVLAEVRALVDEGVAEVTLLGQNVNAYGSEFGDRQAFSKLLRACGGVEGLERVRFTSPHPRDFTDDVIEAMAETPNVMPQLHMPLQSGSSRVLKSMRRSYRQERYLNIVRKVREAMPEAAITTDIIVGFPGETEEDFQETLHVVRESRFAAAFTFQYSKRPGTPAAEMEGQLPKEVVQERYERLVALQEQISAEENRRLVGSEVELLVAEGEGRKNGERRRLSGRAPDNRLVHFSVDDDTAAELRPGDFATVEITYAAPHHLVADSGVRTVRATRAGDAWAARNGRAPAEPKVLLGMPSVGAPEPLPAASGGCAAG
- a CDS encoding cytochrome P450 family protein encodes the protein MSTPAPDESATPDTGADTVDPLDRDLLLDPYTGFGRIREQAPVARARNFDGSRIWLVTRHDDVRAVLDDPRFANDPTSVPGIDTDKRAEMLVQLGLPREYVRYLADSILDTDRPDHTRLRKLVSRTFTVRRVHELLPRVEEITAELLDTLPEHADSDGVVDLLEHFAYPLPITVICEMVGVPEEDRPLWRQWGNDLVRMESPEEMSEATVAMVEHIRALIAERRENPAGHLLDALIGVRDEDGDRLSEAELITMVLTLVIAGHETTAHLIGNGTAALLTHPDQLAQLRSDPGLAPRAVHELMRWCGPILVTRPRWATEDIALADTVIPRGESVQPILTSANRDPRRFDDPARLDITRAYDTRGEQHTGFGHGLHYCLGAALARQEGEVAFTRLFERYPGLALAVHEQDLEWMPRPGMRRLIKLPLRLGHG
- a CDS encoding TetR/AcrR family transcriptional regulator, with the protein product MAPPAPDERPTVRQTDQAEAERDARAERILDAATETLVALGYRRVTVDDVAKRAGVGKGTVYLHFHTKELLFITVLMRAQAAMVRRHIDAMRADPEQVRPSALAYSNYLMVEEAPITRAMLTGDSEILGSLAQIGTRELADFARARIAFMTDYFTTLRENGVVRTDAAVEPQLHAYFRIFYGYIAAEPVTQSLRTDTPESRTASDAAMLAHVVRAAFETSSDDPALARAAAPRIIELFRRLLTRVTEEIDNQKRT
- a CDS encoding class III extradiol dioxygenase subunit B-like domain-containing protein; its protein translation is MLISAAVCPHPPLLIPQVARGAAEELAALRAACDRAVQALAASGPDAVAVAGCGSRNREYGPDAAGDLGGYGVQVRIGSGPPELPLSLTVGRWLCERSGMRPDRYVEVAEQAEVAECVERGAALAASADRVALLVMGDGSARRGEHAPGRPDPRAAGFDSTVARALAEADTAALERVDPESAAELMAAGRGAWQVLAGAANGAGLRGELLAHEAPYGVGYFTALWR
- a CDS encoding VOC family protein, with translation MATAVEYPAGAPCWMEMSVPDLGLAKDFYAGLFGWEFDDLPYTMARLGRRRVAGLSERWGSDADTGDSAAWTVFLATRDLDVAVHTLAGAGGRLCGARQDIGDLGAMALVGDPTGAAFGLWEPGTLRGCEASGVAGAPVWSEVTSSDILTTSSFLVRLFGVEPETVEGFDFITLYSGGTPVCGVYGGDGRPSQGDAAWLTYFAVDSADTAAAYALDTGGGVVRPAADSPYGRWCLLADPFGARFAAVEPAEAA
- the miaA gene encoding tRNA (adenosine(37)-N6)-dimethylallyltransferase MiaA gives rise to the protein MAGRQDGGQHPVVAVVGATAAGKSDLAVELALRLGAESGGAEIVNADSMQLYRGMDIGTAKLGPEERRGVPHHLLDIWDVTRTANVAEYQRLARERIDGLRSRGAAPVLVGGSGLYVRGALDELDFPGTDPRIRARLESELEERGPAPLHERLAERDPRAAEAILSGNGRRIVRALEVIELTGRPFTATLPEHTSRYPCVQIGVHVPRTLLDARITERVDRMWQAGLVEEVRRLLQHGLAEGRTASRALGYAQVLRYLEGSRTEEEARTETVRQTRRFARRQESWFRRDPRVHWLDHDDPALVEQALELVRTAAVAAHTG
- the dapF gene encoding diaminopimelate epimerase translates to MRFAKGHGTENDFVILPDPDGALDLRPTAVAALCDRRAGIGGDGVLRVVRTAALGEPLSGAAASSTECEWFMDYRNADGSIAEMCGNGVRVFARYLAERGMVAGREVSVGTRAGERRVVLEDNGDVTVDMGRPELRGEGSAVLPGGKMAGIRVWVGNPHLACRLDHSPAAVDLSGQPELDAEEFPEGANVEVFSVAAPGTLEMRVNERGSGETRSCGTGIVAVAAAATPPGEGATWRVRVPGGECVVYLDADGARLRGPAAIVAEGEVLMDLEV